A genomic window from Diospyros lotus cultivar Yz01 chromosome 2, ASM1463336v1, whole genome shotgun sequence includes:
- the LOC127795574 gene encoding eukaryotic initiation factor 4A-15-like has translation MAGVAPEGSQFDARQYDAKMNDLLSSDGQDFFTSYDEVYDSFDSMGLQENLLRGIYAYGFEKPSAIQQRGIVPFCKGLDVIQQAQSGTGKTATFCSGILQQLDYGLVQCQALVLAPTRELAQQIEKVMRALGDYLGVKVHACVGGTSVREDQRILQSGVHVVVGTPGRVFDMLRRQSLRPDYIKMFVLDEADEMLSRGFKDQIYDIFQLLPPKIQVGVFSATMPPEALEITRKFMNKPVRILVKRDELTLEGIKQFHVNVEKEEWKLETLCDLYETLAITQSVIFVNTRRKVDWLTDKMRSSDHTVSATHGDMDQNTRDIIMREFRSGSSRVLITTDLLARGIDVQQVSLVINYDLPTQPENYLHRIGRSGRFGRKGVAINFVTKDDERMLFDIQRFYNVVIEELPSNVADLL, from the exons ATGGCTGGTGTGGCACCTGAAGGATCACAATTTGATGCCCGGCAATACGATGCCAAAATGAATGACTT ACTTTCATCTGATGGACAAGATTTCTTCACATCATATGACGAGGTTTATGACAGTTTTGATTCTATGGGATTACAAGAGAACCTTCTTAGGGGCATCTATGCTTATG GTTTTGAGAAACCATCGGCAATCCAACAGAGGGGAATTGTTCCATTTTGCAAGGGTCTTGATGTTATTCAGCAAGCTCAGTCCGGCACGGGGAAGACAGCTACTTTTTGCTCTGGAATCTTGCAGCAACTTGATTATGGTCTAGTCCAATGCCAGGCATTGGTTTTGGCACCTACTAGAGAACTTGCACAGCAGATTGAGAAGGTTATGCGGGCACTGGGTGACTACCTTGGTGTCAAAGTTCATGCTTGCGTTGGTGGGACCAGTGTTCGTGAGGATCAGCGGATTCTTCAAAGTGGTGTTCATGTTGTTGTTGGAACTCCTGGTCGTGTGTTTGACATGTTGCGAAGACAGTCACTTCGCCCTGATTACATTAAGATGTTTGTGCTGGATGAGGCTGATGAGATGCTCTCACGAGGTTTTAAGGATCAG ATCTATGATATTTTCCAGCTTCTGCCACCCAAAATCCAGGTTGGCGTTTTTTCTGCCACAATGCCACCTGAAGCTCTGGAGATCACAAGGAAGTTCATGAACAAGCCTGTGAGGATCTTGGTAAAACGTGATGAGCTCACTCTTGAGGGTATTAAGCAGTTCCATGTTAATGTTGAAAAAGAAGAGTGGAAGCTTGAAACTCTCTGTGATCTCTACGAGACCCTGGCTATTacccaaagtgtaatttttgtcaACACCAGGCGCAAGGTTGACTGGCTTACTGACAAAATGCGAAGCAGCGACCACACAGTGTCTGCCACCCATGGGGACATGGACCAGAACACTAGGGATATAATTATGCGTGAATTCCGCTCAGGTTCATCTCGCGTTCTCATTACGACTGATCTATTGGCTCGTGGTATTGATGTCCAGCAAGTCTCCCTTGTCATCAACTATGATTTGCCGACTCAGCCAGAAAATTACCTCCACCGTATAGGACGAAGCGGACGGTTTGGAAGAAAAGGTGTTGCCATTAACTTTGTCACCAAGGATGATGAGAGAATGCTGTTTGACATTCAGAGGTTCTACAATGTGGTTATTGAAGAGCTGCCATCAAATGTTGCTGATCTCCTCTAA